The Fastidiosipila sp. genome has a window encoding:
- the rpmE gene encoding 50S ribosomal protein L31 has translation MKDGIHPKYGKAIVRCACGETFETGAVKEQINVDICSKCHPFYTGRQKLIDTGGRVDKFRKRMGQQQ, from the coding sequence ATGAAAGACGGAATCCATCCCAAGTACGGAAAAGCCATTGTGCGCTGTGCCTGCGGTGAAACTTTCGAGACAGGGGCTGTCAAGGAGCAGATTAATGTGGATATCTGTTCCAAGTGTCATCCCTTCTATACGGGCCGCCAGAAACTGATTGATACGGGTGGCCGGGTCGACAAGTTCCGCAAGCGCATGGGACAGCAACAATAA
- a CDS encoding histidine phosphatase family protein: protein MSRERHILYLIRHGLTLQNLQREYQGSVLDYGILPESRLLIEQRQKRGVTPEIRTLWVSPLLRARQTAELYFPGMDMELMPDLMEREFGDWDGRTHDELLLSDPLYPKFLDTFRRLTPPGGEAYDLFIERLDRIMDAVQTLADQAPGSFPLALVFHGGPILHLTDRLLPEAHPLYRYFTKGGGGLRLVFETGPLRVLEASELFTDDVPVEKTPFYLDFKSGPDAQ, encoded by the coding sequence ATGAGTCGGGAAAGACACATCCTTTATTTGATCCGCCACGGACTGACCCTGCAAAATCTGCAGCGTGAATACCAGGGGTCGGTTTTGGACTATGGGATTTTGCCGGAAAGCCGCCTGTTAATTGAACAAAGGCAAAAGCGCGGGGTTACGCCCGAAATCCGGACCCTGTGGGTGTCGCCGCTGCTGCGGGCCAGGCAGACAGCGGAACTTTATTTCCCTGGCATGGACATGGAACTGATGCCTGATCTGATGGAGCGGGAATTTGGGGACTGGGACGGCAGGACACATGACGAATTGCTCCTGTCCGACCCCCTTTATCCCAAATTCCTTGATACTTTCAGGCGCCTGACCCCACCGGGAGGTGAAGCCTATGATCTTTTTATTGAGCGCTTGGATCGAATCATGGATGCGGTCCAGACCCTCGCAGATCAAGCGCCCGGTTCCTTTCCCCTGGCCCTGGTTTTCCATGGAGGCCCCATCCTGCACCTGACCGACCGGCTCCTGCCGGAGGCCCATCCCCTGTACCGCTATTTCACCAAAGGCGGGGGCGGACTTCGCCTGGTGTTTGAGACCGGCCCTTTGCGCGTTCTGGAAGCCAGCGAACTTTTTACCGATGATGTCCCGGTTGAGAAGACACCCTTTTATCTTGACTTCAAGAGCGGACCGGACGCGCAGTAA